The following proteins come from a genomic window of Musa acuminata AAA Group cultivar baxijiao chromosome BXJ1-7, Cavendish_Baxijiao_AAA, whole genome shotgun sequence:
- the LOC103992298 gene encoding uncharacterized protein LOC103992298 isoform X3, with the protein METLSNTILPSGLAETCPPRQFPVSPFFKVSPFRRGILRTQENPYVLRLSVCQSDALKCSPRLRALAGDVSGNSEGGDEAVGRGSGFLPAEGGPLIERDLDLGGGHEMGVSENPDMVRPIAGGSGSSGSRSGLFRTPISGGVQTATSTHDLPSPALAVRNLMEQMHHRRAGYPFGSLVDFAPDSMGHPIFSLSPLAIHTRNLLADPRCTLVVQIPGWSGLSNARVTIFGDIVPLPADQQEWARQQYMAKHQQWSSHQWGNFYYYRMQSISDIYFIGGFGTVAWVNVKEYEATQPDKIAADGGEQNLKELNANFSKPLKELLSMEAEIDDAALISIDSKGIDIRVRQGAQFNIQRLSFEVEHSIETLEEAKKALQKIIKGYKSNRGRLGKS; encoded by the exons ATGGAAACGCTATCGAACACCATCTTGCCCTCCGGGCTCGCCGAGACCTGTCCCCCGCGCCAGTTCCCGGTTTCTCCCTTTTTCAAGGTCTCGCCCTTCCGCCGTGGGATCCTACGAACACAAGAGAATCCATATGTTCTGCGGCTCTCGGTCTGTCAGTCCGATGCCCTGAAGTGTTCCCCGAGGCTTCGAGCCCTCGCCGGTGATGTTTCCGGGAACAGCGAAGGAGGAGATGAAGCGGTGGGTCGTGGCTCTGGGTTCCTCCCCGCCGAGGGTGGTCCCTTGATCGAG AGAGATTTAGACCTCGGTGGTGGCCATGAGATGGGCGTATCAGAAAACCCGGACATGGTAAGACCTATCGCTGGAGGAAGTGGATCAAGTGGGTCTAGGTCTGGGCTTTTCAGGACACCGATTTCAGGTGGTGTACAAACTGCAACTTCCACTCATGATTTACCTTCTCCAGCCTTGGCTGTTCGCAATCTAATGGAGCAG ATGCATCATCGTCGTGCAGGATACCCATTTGGTTCACTAGTTGACTTTGCACCAGATTCAATGGGCC ACCCAATCTTTTCGCTTTCACCATTGGCTATTCATACACGGAATCTTTTGGCAGATCCAAGATGCACTCTTGTAGTACAA ATACCTGGATGGAGTGGATTGTCAAATGCACGTGTGACAATTTTTGGTGATATTGTGCCCCTCCCGGCTGATCAACAG GAATGGGCTCGTCAACAGTACATGGCCAAACACCAACAATGGTCATCGCATCAGTGGGGAAACTTCTACTACTACAGGATGCAGAGTATTAG CGACATCTATTTTATTGGAGGATTTGGGACTGTTGCATGGGTCAACGTCAAGGAATATGAGGCCACCCAGCCTGACAAGATTGCAGCTGATGGCGGAGAGCAAAATTTAAAA GAACTAAATGCAAACTTCTCAAAACCACTAAAAGAACTCTTGTCCATGGAAGCGGAGATAGATGATGCAGCTCTCATATCCATAGATAGCAAAGGCATTGATATACGAGTTCGTCAGGGTGCACAG TTCAATATTCAAAGACTATCGTTCGAGGTGGAACACTCGATCGAGACTCTGGAGGAAGCCAAAAAAGCACTGCAGAAGATTATTAAGGGCTACAAGTCAAATCGAGGTCGCCTTGGTAAAAGCTGA
- the LOC103992298 gene encoding uncharacterized protein LOC103992298 isoform X4, translated as METLSNTILPSGLAETCPPRQFPVSPFFKVSPFRRGILRTQENPYVLRLSVCQSDALKCSPRLRALAGDVSGNSEGGDEAVGRGSGFLPAEGGPLIEMHHRRAGYPFGSLVDFAPDSMGHPIFSLSPLAIHTRNLLADPRCTLVVQIPGWSGLSNARVTIFGDIVPLPADQQEWARQQYMAKHQQWSSHQWGNFYYYRMQSISDIYFIGGFGTVAWVNVKEYEATQPDKIAADGGEQNLKELNANFSKPLKELLSMEAEIDDAALISIDSKGIDIRVRQGAQFNIQRLSFEVEHSIETLEEAKKALQKIIKGYKSNRGRLGKS; from the exons ATGGAAACGCTATCGAACACCATCTTGCCCTCCGGGCTCGCCGAGACCTGTCCCCCGCGCCAGTTCCCGGTTTCTCCCTTTTTCAAGGTCTCGCCCTTCCGCCGTGGGATCCTACGAACACAAGAGAATCCATATGTTCTGCGGCTCTCGGTCTGTCAGTCCGATGCCCTGAAGTGTTCCCCGAGGCTTCGAGCCCTCGCCGGTGATGTTTCCGGGAACAGCGAAGGAGGAGATGAAGCGGTGGGTCGTGGCTCTGGGTTCCTCCCCGCCGAGGGTGGTCCCTTGATCGAG ATGCATCATCGTCGTGCAGGATACCCATTTGGTTCACTAGTTGACTTTGCACCAGATTCAATGGGCC ACCCAATCTTTTCGCTTTCACCATTGGCTATTCATACACGGAATCTTTTGGCAGATCCAAGATGCACTCTTGTAGTACAA ATACCTGGATGGAGTGGATTGTCAAATGCACGTGTGACAATTTTTGGTGATATTGTGCCCCTCCCGGCTGATCAACAG GAATGGGCTCGTCAACAGTACATGGCCAAACACCAACAATGGTCATCGCATCAGTGGGGAAACTTCTACTACTACAGGATGCAGAGTATTAG CGACATCTATTTTATTGGAGGATTTGGGACTGTTGCATGGGTCAACGTCAAGGAATATGAGGCCACCCAGCCTGACAAGATTGCAGCTGATGGCGGAGAGCAAAATTTAAAA GAACTAAATGCAAACTTCTCAAAACCACTAAAAGAACTCTTGTCCATGGAAGCGGAGATAGATGATGCAGCTCTCATATCCATAGATAGCAAAGGCATTGATATACGAGTTCGTCAGGGTGCACAG TTCAATATTCAAAGACTATCGTTCGAGGTGGAACACTCGATCGAGACTCTGGAGGAAGCCAAAAAAGCACTGCAGAAGATTATTAAGGGCTACAAGTCAAATCGAGGTCGCCTTGGTAAAAGCTGA
- the LOC103992298 gene encoding uncharacterized protein LOC103992298 isoform X1 produces the protein METLSNTILPSGLAETCPPRQFPVSPFFKVSPFRRGILRTQENPYVLRLSVCQSDALKCSPRLRALAGDVSGNSEGGDEAVGRGSGFLPAEGGPLIERDLDLGGGHEMGVSENPDMVRPIAGGSGSSGSRSGLFRTPISGGVQTATSTHDLPSPALAVRNLMEQARFAHLCTVMSQMHHRRAGYPFGSLVDFAPDSMGHPIFSLSPLAIHTRNLLADPRCTLVVQIPGWSGLSNARVTIFGDIVPLPADQQEWARQQYMAKHQQWSSHQWGNFYYYRMQSISDIYFIGGFGTVAWVNVKEYEATQPDKIAADGGEQNLKELNANFSKPLKELLSMEAEIDDAALISIDSKGIDIRVRQGAQFNIQRLSFEVEHSIETLEEAKKALQKIIKGYKSNRGRLGKS, from the exons ATGGAAACGCTATCGAACACCATCTTGCCCTCCGGGCTCGCCGAGACCTGTCCCCCGCGCCAGTTCCCGGTTTCTCCCTTTTTCAAGGTCTCGCCCTTCCGCCGTGGGATCCTACGAACACAAGAGAATCCATATGTTCTGCGGCTCTCGGTCTGTCAGTCCGATGCCCTGAAGTGTTCCCCGAGGCTTCGAGCCCTCGCCGGTGATGTTTCCGGGAACAGCGAAGGAGGAGATGAAGCGGTGGGTCGTGGCTCTGGGTTCCTCCCCGCCGAGGGTGGTCCCTTGATCGAG AGAGATTTAGACCTCGGTGGTGGCCATGAGATGGGCGTATCAGAAAACCCGGACATGGTAAGACCTATCGCTGGAGGAAGTGGATCAAGTGGGTCTAGGTCTGGGCTTTTCAGGACACCGATTTCAGGTGGTGTACAAACTGCAACTTCCACTCATGATTTACCTTCTCCAGCCTTGGCTGTTCGCAATCTAATGGAGCAG GCTAGGTTTGCTCATTTATGCACCGTCATGTCCCAGATGCATCATCGTCGTGCAGGATACCCATTTGGTTCACTAGTTGACTTTGCACCAGATTCAATGGGCC ACCCAATCTTTTCGCTTTCACCATTGGCTATTCATACACGGAATCTTTTGGCAGATCCAAGATGCACTCTTGTAGTACAA ATACCTGGATGGAGTGGATTGTCAAATGCACGTGTGACAATTTTTGGTGATATTGTGCCCCTCCCGGCTGATCAACAG GAATGGGCTCGTCAACAGTACATGGCCAAACACCAACAATGGTCATCGCATCAGTGGGGAAACTTCTACTACTACAGGATGCAGAGTATTAG CGACATCTATTTTATTGGAGGATTTGGGACTGTTGCATGGGTCAACGTCAAGGAATATGAGGCCACCCAGCCTGACAAGATTGCAGCTGATGGCGGAGAGCAAAATTTAAAA GAACTAAATGCAAACTTCTCAAAACCACTAAAAGAACTCTTGTCCATGGAAGCGGAGATAGATGATGCAGCTCTCATATCCATAGATAGCAAAGGCATTGATATACGAGTTCGTCAGGGTGCACAG TTCAATATTCAAAGACTATCGTTCGAGGTGGAACACTCGATCGAGACTCTGGAGGAAGCCAAAAAAGCACTGCAGAAGATTATTAAGGGCTACAAGTCAAATCGAGGTCGCCTTGGTAAAAGCTGA
- the LOC103992298 gene encoding uncharacterized protein LOC103992298 isoform X2, whose product METLSNTILPSGLAETCPPRQFPVSPFFKVSPFRRGILRTQENPYVLRLSVCQSDALKCSPRLRALAGDVSGNSEGGDEAVGRGSGFLPAEGGPLIERDLDLGGGHEMGVSENPDMVRPIAGGSGSSGSRSGLFRTPISGGVQTATSTHDLPSPALAVRNLMEQARFAHLCTVMSQMHHRRAGYPFGSLVDFAPDSMGHPIFSLSPLAIHTRNLLADPRCTLVVQIPGWSGLSNARVTIFGDIVPLPADQQEWARQQYMAKHQQWSSHQWGNFYYYRMQSISDIYFIGGFGTVAWVNVKEYEATQPDKIAADGGEQNLKELNANFSKPLKELLSMEAEIDDAALISIDSKGIDIRVRQGAQVWKTVQYSKTIVRGGTLDRDSGGSQKSTAEDY is encoded by the exons ATGGAAACGCTATCGAACACCATCTTGCCCTCCGGGCTCGCCGAGACCTGTCCCCCGCGCCAGTTCCCGGTTTCTCCCTTTTTCAAGGTCTCGCCCTTCCGCCGTGGGATCCTACGAACACAAGAGAATCCATATGTTCTGCGGCTCTCGGTCTGTCAGTCCGATGCCCTGAAGTGTTCCCCGAGGCTTCGAGCCCTCGCCGGTGATGTTTCCGGGAACAGCGAAGGAGGAGATGAAGCGGTGGGTCGTGGCTCTGGGTTCCTCCCCGCCGAGGGTGGTCCCTTGATCGAG AGAGATTTAGACCTCGGTGGTGGCCATGAGATGGGCGTATCAGAAAACCCGGACATGGTAAGACCTATCGCTGGAGGAAGTGGATCAAGTGGGTCTAGGTCTGGGCTTTTCAGGACACCGATTTCAGGTGGTGTACAAACTGCAACTTCCACTCATGATTTACCTTCTCCAGCCTTGGCTGTTCGCAATCTAATGGAGCAG GCTAGGTTTGCTCATTTATGCACCGTCATGTCCCAGATGCATCATCGTCGTGCAGGATACCCATTTGGTTCACTAGTTGACTTTGCACCAGATTCAATGGGCC ACCCAATCTTTTCGCTTTCACCATTGGCTATTCATACACGGAATCTTTTGGCAGATCCAAGATGCACTCTTGTAGTACAA ATACCTGGATGGAGTGGATTGTCAAATGCACGTGTGACAATTTTTGGTGATATTGTGCCCCTCCCGGCTGATCAACAG GAATGGGCTCGTCAACAGTACATGGCCAAACACCAACAATGGTCATCGCATCAGTGGGGAAACTTCTACTACTACAGGATGCAGAGTATTAG CGACATCTATTTTATTGGAGGATTTGGGACTGTTGCATGGGTCAACGTCAAGGAATATGAGGCCACCCAGCCTGACAAGATTGCAGCTGATGGCGGAGAGCAAAATTTAAAA GAACTAAATGCAAACTTCTCAAAACCACTAAAAGAACTCTTGTCCATGGAAGCGGAGATAGATGATGCAGCTCTCATATCCATAGATAGCAAAGGCATTGATATACGAGTTCGTCAGGGTGCACAGGTATGGAAAACAG TTCAATATTCAAAGACTATCGTTCGAGGTGGAACACTCGATCGAGACTCTGGAGGAAGCCAAAAAAGCACTGCAGAAGATTATTAA
- the LOC135679209 gene encoding beta-glucuronosyltransferase GlcAT14A-like, with protein MRLLKFSPWIGILVFAVAAFILGVISHSFLRGGASVADQNLGLVVGPLLKGPADPPVFAYWISGTGDEGQKMLRLLKAVYHPRNRYVLHLDAGSSALERINLAHSIQSERLFRAFRNVDVIGQNYAVDRTGPSILSATLHGAAVLLRLSADWDWFITLSSSDYPIMTQDDLLHVFTSLPRNLNFIDHTSDLGWKEYDRFDKIVVDPSLYMDKNSQLLISSGTRKTPDAFKIFTGSPWVILSRAFVEHCIHGSDNLPRKLLMYFANVAYSMESYFQTVICNSPEFQNTTVNTDLRYIVWDNPPGLEPLFLNQSYYKAMIKSRAAFARRFMEDDPVLKKVDKKILKRAQNGVGFGQWCSAQLKNNGEKTLKGDTCSSRVDINTVKPSPSAARLKSLVLELISEESLFSNQCKV; from the exons ATGAGGCTGCTTAAGTTTTCTCCATGGATTGGGATCTTGGTGTTCGCCGTTGCTGCATTCATCTTGGGAGTCATTTCCCATTCGTTTCTGCGAGGAGGGGCATCGGTTGCTGACCAGAACCTTGGGCTAGTTGTTGGACCTCTGTTGAAGGGGCCTGCTGATCCCCCGGTTTTTGCGTATTGGATTTCGGGGACTGGTGATGAAGGTCAGAAGATGCTGAGGTTGTTGAAAGCAGTGTATCATCCGAGGAACCGATATGTTCTGCACCTAGATGCAGGTTCCTCAGCTCTTGAGAGGATCAACCTGGCACACTCAATTCAGTCTGAAAGGCTCTTCAGAGCTTTCAGAAATGTTGATGTTATTGGCCAAAATTATGCTGTTGATCGAACAGGTCCTTCCATACTCAGTGCAACACTTCATGGAGCTGCGGTTTTGCTAAGGCTTAGTGCCGATTGGGACTGGTTTATCACCTTGAGTTCTTCAGATTATCCAATTATGACCCAAGATG ATCTTCTTCATGTTTTCACTTCTTTGCCCAGGAATCTGAACTTCATTGATCACACAAGTGATCTTGGTTGGAAAGA GTATGACAGGTTTGACAAAATTGTTGTAGACCCCAGCCTTTATATGGACAAGAATTCCCAATTGCTTATTTCTTCTGGAACACGTAAAACACCAGATGCTTTTAAGATCTTCACAG GTTCTCCGTGGGTGATTCTTAGCAGAGCTTTCGTTGAGCATTGTATACATGGCTCAGATAACCTCCCTAGGAAATTACTCATGTATTTTGCCAACGTAGCCTACTCGATGGAATCCTACTTCCAAACTGTGATATGCAACTCTCCTGAATTCCAGAACACCACAGTCAATACTGACCTAAGATACATAGTTTGGGACAACCCACCAGGGTTGGAGCctctatttcttaaccaatcataTTACAAGGCCATGATAAAGAGCAGAGCAGCCTTTGCTAGGAGATTCATGGAAGATGATCCAGTGCTGAAGAAGGTGGATAAGAAGATACTAAAGCGGGCACAAAATGGAGTTGGCTTTGGACAGTGGTGCTCGGCCCAGCTAAAAAATAATGGAGAGAAGACGTTGAAAGGCGATACCTGTTCGAGCAGGGTTGACATCAACACCGTCAAGCCAAGTCCATCAGCAGCAAGGTTAAAAAGTTTGGTGCTGGAGCTCATCTCAGAGGAGAGCTTATTTTCAAACCAATGTAAAGTTTGA
- the LOC135679210 gene encoding protein CHLOROPLAST IMPORT APPARATUS 2-like isoform X1, with protein MSSCLSGGGGRTYGFDLDIVKPSSSSSGRSLHSSSPSSTLSESSNSPRAISIKKARTPRKRPNQTYNEAAALLSAIYPNIFSSKSLKKLSKDTKPFDSFPETSDLLPPFPVLSDAAFLIHNPQPEMPAATRLELKYKMPIEKECTSPVSSVSFEPNSPDPFDDNFDAESILDGEVEESIDSIMGNLTMNVPSEDNNNEGLNTCNASVNPMFQSLIGYRTCGRFELGLGLRFGRNLQRALRNRDEGDWWRSPAVPVQDLVPNLKSATAAPAPAPEKKKKKKAAKEETGGMKNTTNATSTPSKEAGLGLKLNHEEVLKAWSGRGSMFSDGPDSPSSSADALAKLADIDLFPDATGAGTVREASVLRYREKRRSRLFSKKIRYQVRKANADRRPRMKASGRFVRSPSLLQQAIEEESQ; from the exons ATGTCGTCGTGcctcagcggcggcggcggccggacTTACGGCTTCGACCTGGACATCGTGAAGCCGTCGTCTTCGTCCTCGGGGCGCTCCTTGCATTCTTCGTCGCCTTCTTCCACCCTCTCCGAATCCAGCAACTCGCCGCGCGCAATCTCCATCAAGAAGGCGAGGACTCCTCGGAAGCGGCCGAACCAGACCTACAACGAGGCCGCCGCGCTCCTCTCCGCCATCTACCCCAACATCTTCTCTTCCAAGAGCCTAAAGAAGCTATCCAAGGACACAAAACCTTTCGACTCGTTCCCGGAAACTTCCGACCTTCTTCCGCCCTTCCCGGTCCTCAGCGATGCCGCATTCCTAATCCACAATCCGCAGCCGGAGATGCCGGCCGCCACCCGGCTTGAGCTCAAGTACAAGATGCCGATCGAGAAGGAGTGCACAAGCCCGGTGAGCAGTGTCTCCTTCGAGCCTAATTCCCCAGACCCCTTCGACGATAACTTCGATGCGGAGTCCATTCTCGACGGGGAGGTCGAGGAAAGCATCGATAGCATCATGGGGAATCTCACCATGAACGTTCCCAGCGAGGACAACAACAATGAGGGACTGAACACCTGCAATGCCTCCGTCAATCCCATGTTTCAAAGCCTCATCGGATACAGAACGTGCGGCCGGTTCGAGCTCGGGCTCGGGCTCAGGTTCGGGAGGAACTTGCAACGTGCGTTGAGGAACAGGGATGAAGGTGACTGGTGGAGGTCACCGGCGGTGCCGGTGCAAGACCTCGTTCCAAACCTCAAGTCGGCGACGGCAGCACCAGCACCAGcaccggagaagaagaagaagaagaaggcggccAAAGAGGAAACGGGTGGCATGAAGAACACCACAAACGCAACATCCACGCCATCAAAGGAGGCTGGTTTGGGGCTCAAGCTGAACCATGAGGAGGTCCTCAAGGCATGGTCAGGCCGTGGCTCCATGTTCTCCGACGGGCCTGACTCGCCAAGTTCATCTGCCGACGCTCTC GCCAAGTTGGCAGACATCGATCTTTTTCCGGATGCCACTGGCGCCGGCACGGTGAGGGAAGCTAGCGTTCTCCGGTACAGAGAGAAGCGGCGCAGCCGGCTGTTCTCGAAGAAGATCAGGTACCAGGTGAGGAAGGCAAACGCCGACCGACGGCCGAGGATGAAGGCAAGT GGCAGGTTTGTGAGGAGTCCATCCCTCCTCCAGCAAGCAATAGAGGAAGAGAGCCAGTGA
- the LOC135679210 gene encoding protein CHLOROPLAST IMPORT APPARATUS 2-like isoform X2: MSSCLSGGGGRTYGFDLDIVKPSSSSSGRSLHSSSPSSTLSESSNSPRAISIKKARTPRKRPNQTYNEAAALLSAIYPNIFSSKSLKKLSKDTKPFDSFPETSDLLPPFPVLSDAAFLIHNPQPEMPAATRLELKYKMPIEKECTSPVSSVSFEPNSPDPFDDNFDAESILDGEVEESIDSIMGNLTMNVPSEDNNNEGLNTCNASVNPMFQSLIGYRTCGRFELGLGLRFGRNLQRALRNRDEGDWWRSPAVPVQDLVPNLKSATAAPAPAPEKKKKKKAAKEETGGMKNTTNATSTPSKEAGLGLKLNHEEVLKAWSGRGSMFSDGPDSPSSSADALAKLADIDLFPDATGAGTVREASVLRYREKRRSRLFSKKIRYQVRKANADRRPRMKGRFVRSPSLLQQAIEEESQ; this comes from the exons ATGTCGTCGTGcctcagcggcggcggcggccggacTTACGGCTTCGACCTGGACATCGTGAAGCCGTCGTCTTCGTCCTCGGGGCGCTCCTTGCATTCTTCGTCGCCTTCTTCCACCCTCTCCGAATCCAGCAACTCGCCGCGCGCAATCTCCATCAAGAAGGCGAGGACTCCTCGGAAGCGGCCGAACCAGACCTACAACGAGGCCGCCGCGCTCCTCTCCGCCATCTACCCCAACATCTTCTCTTCCAAGAGCCTAAAGAAGCTATCCAAGGACACAAAACCTTTCGACTCGTTCCCGGAAACTTCCGACCTTCTTCCGCCCTTCCCGGTCCTCAGCGATGCCGCATTCCTAATCCACAATCCGCAGCCGGAGATGCCGGCCGCCACCCGGCTTGAGCTCAAGTACAAGATGCCGATCGAGAAGGAGTGCACAAGCCCGGTGAGCAGTGTCTCCTTCGAGCCTAATTCCCCAGACCCCTTCGACGATAACTTCGATGCGGAGTCCATTCTCGACGGGGAGGTCGAGGAAAGCATCGATAGCATCATGGGGAATCTCACCATGAACGTTCCCAGCGAGGACAACAACAATGAGGGACTGAACACCTGCAATGCCTCCGTCAATCCCATGTTTCAAAGCCTCATCGGATACAGAACGTGCGGCCGGTTCGAGCTCGGGCTCGGGCTCAGGTTCGGGAGGAACTTGCAACGTGCGTTGAGGAACAGGGATGAAGGTGACTGGTGGAGGTCACCGGCGGTGCCGGTGCAAGACCTCGTTCCAAACCTCAAGTCGGCGACGGCAGCACCAGCACCAGcaccggagaagaagaagaagaagaaggcggccAAAGAGGAAACGGGTGGCATGAAGAACACCACAAACGCAACATCCACGCCATCAAAGGAGGCTGGTTTGGGGCTCAAGCTGAACCATGAGGAGGTCCTCAAGGCATGGTCAGGCCGTGGCTCCATGTTCTCCGACGGGCCTGACTCGCCAAGTTCATCTGCCGACGCTCTC GCCAAGTTGGCAGACATCGATCTTTTTCCGGATGCCACTGGCGCCGGCACGGTGAGGGAAGCTAGCGTTCTCCGGTACAGAGAGAAGCGGCGCAGCCGGCTGTTCTCGAAGAAGATCAGGTACCAGGTGAGGAAGGCAAACGCCGACCGACGGCCGAGGATGAAG GGCAGGTTTGTGAGGAGTCCATCCCTCCTCCAGCAAGCAATAGAGGAAGAGAGCCAGTGA